The window TTGAAAGTTTAAAACGATGCTTAGTGTTGAATTCTGACAACGCTAAGGTGATCCTCCAAATATAGACAAATTATCtgttaattgaaattttgactTCATCAAAGGTGGGTAGTGTTTGTTGGTGCCTTTTGAGTAAACTTTTAAGAGTTTACGATTCGATTCTACGAGTCAAGTTTCCAGAATCTCTACAATTCTACTTAGAATCGCGAGTTTAACAACCATGCCCATATGTTTTGGTACTTCATTACAGAGGCCACTTAGTTCACGTGGCTTATAAAACTACGCCACAACGCAACTTACGTTGGGATGAGTGTGGAAGTGCAAGGATAAGAACCTtcccgatatatatatatatatgtttactgTTACTCTAGCCCACCTGTTCCCTAAGCTGGACCACATTGCTTGATTAGTTGATGCTCGTATGTCAATATGTCATAGCACCGCATGTGCTCTCATGCATGAACGCTTGAGTCTAATCTGATTGCGACTACACGGCACATTACGATGCAACTAGATGGCTGTATATTTCAGACTTTCATACTCGTCTTTATTTCTTTCAGGTTCTATTGTCAGGCAATAGACAGAGTGTAATGTTTTGGCTTATTTCACAATTAAGTACATACACATAaaatacagagaaaaaaaaatgtatgctattatatatatacctttAGTTGGATATCTGTTCTCAACCACTTTTTTTCATCTAGCAGGCTATTATATGACTAACATGTTAATTATAAATGTATCTATGTTGAAAAGGATTAAGTTTTTTCTATTGGAATATGAGAGGAAAATAATGAATTTAGGgcttttttaagaataaatttaggcctatctttaaaatattacaaCATATATCTGAAAACTGCATGTAAACCAAATTggctaaaattaattaatttattaatgataGTTTTTCAATTTGAGTCAAATATACCAAATGCTTacattagagataaaaaaaataaatcaattgcATTGGATCGGTTGcatgtttcttttaattaagaCTGGTCTACAAGCACCCTGAATTcttgagaagaaaaataaagaaaccatTACAACATCCCCCAAGATAAgggttttttattaaaagatatctTTTCTCTAATATTAATAACCATGGGCTTGTTCACTAGAAGGAAACCAtagcaaaattttgaaaaaaagcaATGAAAACAATTAATGCATGATGCATCCTTCATGAGTGGATTGAACTATATATAAGCAGTGCTGCGAAATGTTTGAATGGTGCATTCACTAAGAATTTTGAGGAGAACCGGGTTGTTAGTGCACCTGGGGGTCTTGAACTGGCCCAATCCTGCCCCATTCTCCACGAAATAATCcaaaatctttttaaaagttCCTCTCTCTACAATGCACAGCATCAAAGGCCCTATTGAACTGGTTTTCCTTGCAACCACATAGCCATGGTCAACAAAAGCTGCATCCATTTCCCTGCAGCATGCCTCAAGTACCTTATCCTCGGCCTCACCTTTGATCTCCCAGAAAATGACGTAACAACCTGGCTGGTTTGAGACATCTGCATAGCTTGTAAAATCAACGAGCTCAGCTTTGGCCTTGTTTAGGAGCTGTGACCCTTTCTCTACCACTATTTGAAGGTCTCTCTCTGTGTTCTTGTCTATATTCACGGTTAGAATTAGTTTTCTTCTGCATATGAAGTTCAATTTTGGGCTCCCATTGTGAAAACCTGCCACTTCCACCACATCTCCTAGTCTGCACCTGTACAGCCCTGAAAGCAAAAATACTTTATTCAGTCTgtctacaaatttaaaaaatggaaaagaaataaatatctgTAGAAAAATCATACATATCAATATTCAATGTACACCACCCAAACACTAGATGACACGtaaggaaagaagaaacaaaaatataaatatgataagtaATATTGAacgtattaaaataatattattttagatacataaaattattatagatagcaaaattttaaataattaacacaattatatatttaagccttaaaCTTAAGAATATTAGTTAAGTTGAAACAATTAATCAATTCTTGTGATTTGTAGTATATAATAGGTTATTATATGATAtggcagaaaaaataaaaagaaataagatatCTTAAGGAAGTATTGATGCACAGGAGTACCTTTATATCACGACTCATCTTTATATTAAAATGTTGTCTGAatccatatatattaaaaaattctaaaaatgtataaactgtaaattttatattttaagaaattatatcAACTTTATacatagagagaaagagagccTGCGCGCTAGAATACAAACTCATGCATACACCCGATAGGTTAATGATTCACTCACACCAGTTCTACCTATCGGGTTATCtattcacttgaaatttgaaatttttaggttaagccaaattaaactaatttcatAATATTCTCAATTAATCTAGCAACCTGTCCATTAGTGGTATAAGGTTGGACCAGTCTTTGAAAACACTTATTGATAACATTTATATAGGATcgctttatttaaatttaaaataaataattttaaaataggcgattttttaataaataattatttaataagaatataaaattaaacaaacatataaaaaacataaaacaaaactattattttattaaaataaacatttttaaaaaaataaacttaaacaaaCACACTCATATTCGAAAGAATTACATTATTCCAGTTTGGatagaattttgaaaatgactATCACTGACAATGTGATGAGAACTCAGAAAAGACCGAGATGACAGGTACATAACATAATGGAAAATAACAAAAGGCGGAAGGTCACGACATATGATATGAACACTCCCGTGAGATGGGGGCACACAACCCAAAATATGACCAACACCCGCGAGAACTTCAGAAGTTTTCAAAACCCACATGCAGAATATTgtatttcaattcaaatattcATCTCACATATCTAAACCAACTTTTCTAGAGTTGTGTAATGAACTAACAATTATATCAAAGATAAGAGATTATTCGGTACATATCCTTGTTCATGTCCAACTGAGGGTCATCTATAGCTTCTTTACGAAATAATGTTTCCACGCTAAGCATTATTTTATGTGAGGACAATGGTTCTAACCAATCCTGCCAAACCGTGTGAAAAAATTTCTGTTGAGTGGGTGACCCAAATGTTTGGAAGAGCTTATTTGGTGTTACGAAAAGAGACTTATGTACAACctattataagttttattttttaacttattttaataagttctacaaaaaagaattatcaaaatactttttaatttattaaactttATATTGAAGTTTATTATTAGACtgttattttaataaacttttatcaaacaagtattttgattatttatttatccaaCACAATTTAAACTATTTAATACTTTAATTAGAAGAGCAGTGTGATAAATGTCCACCAGAAAAATGGGGTGGAATGAGGTATAAAGAAGAGAAAGgcaggaaaaaaagaagaaaaggtagACAGAAGGATAagtgatataataataataagtaataataaaGCCAAAACATTGAGATGGAAGAGATATTGAATGTATGTTGAGTATTTTCATCATTAAAAATAGGTTgttattatttactaaaaaaagtcaaaacataTAGTTGGGATATAATTCACCCcatgttaaatatttgaatgaagaataaaattttcaaatataaatcatGATCAATGAGAAagcatgcatcgaataaatgagagaagaagaggaagaatgaatgaataatTACCAGTAAAAGTTGTGAGCACTATTTCGTACTGTTGGCCATCTTTAACCTGGGATAGTGGGATTGGCTCCTCTTCCATGAAATCATGATCAGCTACTGAGCTGCAACCTTGTTTCTGTCTATAATAAAGTGGTATGAACTCAAAGTAAGAAAACGTGGGTACTACAGCAAAGGTTACTTTCTCTGGAGCCAAACTAGGATCCACATTAACCCCTATCCAACTCTCAGTTGAACCATAGTCACCACTTATTAGTGGCACCCCATTTGTATAATGCCTTAGCTTTTTCAAATATGGTTGCATAGAGCCTGTCATTATGGAACAAACGAACTTTGCGTTTGGCCAAAGTTTtggaaccaaaccaaaccaatccACATCTTCTAGCTCCAAGCAAGTTGCTTCTAGTTTTGAGGCCAAAGAGGGGTTTGAAGTGATTATACCCAAAACAGCTTCTCTCATTTTGGgtaacttgattcttgaactcaaAGTGCCATCTCTTATGTCATTGCAAAGGTCTTTCCAAACCTCTTCGAAGGTGCAAAATGCTTGCACTATGCCATAGACAAAAGCTGAGGAAATAAACTCTACGTGATCAGAGAAGAAAAGGCCAAGAAGGAGGTGACAATACGTGGATTGTTTATAGTCCCCTCCAGAAATTACTTCATAGGGGCTGCAAGTGAATGCCTTTGTTTTCTCCTGTTTGGTTTTGAATTCTTCACTTGCATAGTAGTGTGTTGTGGCTGTTCCAACAGTTAAGCCTCCTTTTGTTTTGAAATGGTTGCTGCTGTATATAAATTCAAGAATCCTACCTCCTTCCCTTGTGGGATAAACCCTATAAACAGTTCAAAAAAGCATAATAAGaacttataacataattaactaTGTATCTCATACCTAGCTAGGTCTTTGACTCGTGAAAGAAACGAGACTTTTGAGAAGCACACCTTGATCTATAGGCTGCTGCTAAAGTGAATGTTTGAAGGGTCGTTTGAGCACTATGGCGGGTAAAGGGTACCAACTTTTGCTTTCCCTCTGTGGTTCCAGAGCTGCACAACCTCTACCATATAAGATTATAtttctaagaaaaataaaaaagtttatcgCACAGTGGAGGAAGATCTGACATATATAAGAAAAGCCAATCATATATCTTAATATATATCTATAATCAATATGCATGAGCATGACAAAACTTCCATGGTTAATTTCTTCAGTTGGCCTATTATCAATTGATTTTGTCAATTAATTACTTGCACCTGCACTTGGTCATTATTAAATCATGGTATgagataaatagatagatatatagagagagatagAATAAGGAAAGTGCCACATATGGCCTGTATTAAACATCACCCAAAAGAGGAAGGAAAGAGATAAAACTAATGGTACTACAATGAATCCCATAATTTATCACCCAAAAGAACTATGAAAGAATTAATAACACGtgtaaataaagaaataaaaggcaATATAGTACCTTAAGGAAAGAGTGGTTATGGGTTGTTGTGTGAGTATAGGAGCTGTGTCTCCATCTGCAATGTTTCGGATATATGGCTCGAAATCTTTATGTGAAGCAAGGGGAACCACAGAAGTAAAAAGAGATTCCAAGGCACTTGCATCCATTTCTGAGATATTGTAGTCCCCCAGCCATTTCTTTAGATATTCAACCCCACAGTTCTGCTTCAGAATCTTGCACAGTGTCTGAGTCTGAACAGAACCAGCGTTCTTGGACACGTCTTCAAACCAGGTAATGATATCAGAGTCACTGAGGCAGTTGCCATTGTTGTTGTAACCGAGAATTTGGGGTTCCATTGAAGAAGAGGGTTGTTATTGGTGGTGGTGCTGCTGGGGCATTGGCAAGTGTTGCAATAGAAATGAATAAATTTGAGTGTTGCCGGTGGGAGTCTGTTTCCACAAGGCAAGTAGATAGAAAAAGGCCAAACTAGGCACTAGCCCACCATTGAAatatccctttttcttttcttattttggttATCAATCAAGAGCAATTTCCCGTTATTCAAACGGTTCAGCAAACATAATCTTGCATAAGTGGAGGAGGGGAAAGTTATCAAGAGCGGTAATTCgttttgtaatttattaaatggaagcaaattttgaattaatatctACATGGGATAAGTCCTAGGATGGTCACAATTTTCCTgtaacaaaatcataaaaatagatgattttgattttttttactaaagtcATACAAAGTCTATgacttccatttttttaaaaacaaaaatcatgtaaATTcgtaaaataattaacaatttcaaattcatttaattttttaattaattatttgaagtcCTAAAAAGTTATAGGACTTTATagttgttctaatttttttttagaaattaattttaacaactttaaattagttttaatttatatttttatttaatattttctatatttttgtatattttttatttaataatttttatattttttcatattattttatttaatatattttgtgtattgttttattttctatattttttatactattttattttatatt of the Glycine max cultivar Williams 82 chromosome 13, Glycine_max_v4.0, whole genome shotgun sequence genome contains:
- the LOC100810952 gene encoding indole-3-acetic acid-amido synthetase GH3.10, which translates into the protein MEPQILGYNNNGNCLSDSDIITWFEDVSKNAGSVQTQTLCKILKQNCGVEYLKKWLGDYNISEMDASALESLFTSVVPLASHKDFEPYIRNIADGDTAPILTQQPITTLSLSSGTTEGKQKLVPFTRHSAQTTLQTFTLAAAYRSRVYPTREGGRILEFIYSSNHFKTKGGLTVGTATTHYYASEEFKTKQEKTKAFTCSPYEVISGGDYKQSTYCHLLLGLFFSDHVEFISSAFVYGIVQAFCTFEEVWKDLCNDIRDGTLSSRIKLPKMREAVLGIITSNPSLASKLEATCLELEDVDWFGLVPKLWPNAKFVCSIMTGSMQPYLKKLRHYTNGVPLISGDYGSTESWIGVNVDPSLAPEKVTFAVVPTFSYFEFIPLYYRQKQGCSSVADHDFMEEEPIPLSQVKDGQQYEIVLTTFTGLYRCRLGDVVEVAGFHNGSPKLNFICRRKLILTVNIDKNTERDLQIVVEKGSQLLNKAKAELVDFTSYADVSNQPGCYVIFWEIKGEAEDKVLEACCREMDAAFVDHGYVVARKTSSIGPLMLCIVERGTFKKILDYFVENGAGLGQFKTPRCTNNPVLLKILSECTIQTFRSTAYI